One stretch of Telopea speciosissima isolate NSW1024214 ecotype Mountain lineage unplaced genomic scaffold, Tspe_v1 Tspe_v1.0012, whole genome shotgun sequence DNA includes these proteins:
- the LOC122647050 gene encoding probable cytochrome c biosynthesis protein, translating into MMGITKQKFLNEHEMSINELSHYSLFPGLFVAFTYNKKQPLAFGAAPAFWCILLPFLGLSFRHIPNNLSNYNVLTANAPFFYQISGTWSNHEGSILSWCRIPSFYGFLLRYRGRPQSHNVSKRGGHRETLFCSFVSNFVKNSILSLPRYEQKSGAAPQLYTPFVLRTLVDSELRSRRNRTFDGPALFYAPLYPGRKMSFAPLGARRSRGSREGKRTHLLLHLARDEKERASSIDEQRIDGALGIALFFSPFLSASSDPFVRNFFVRTEPFAESNPVPQDPISAIHPPRIYAGDVASAMGFGLCRSKMMNGIVALHSPPMRKDAAEKNGTLLRSAGCVGSRITSELFTLKFKHVGAKCYPALLLRSNRSLLMLLRRRFFAFSSLWTGALMDTGREQAKRVKGVRACHPLRI; encoded by the exons ATGATGGGAATAACAAAGCAGAAATTTTTAAATGAGCACGAAATGTCAATAAATGAATTGTCTCATTATTCGTTATTTCCGGGTCTTTTCGTTGCATTCACTTACAACAAGAAACAACCACTAGCGTTTGGTGCAGCACCTGCATTTTGGtgcattcttcttcctttccttggTCTTTCGTTCCGTCATATTCCTAATAACTTATCCAATTACAACGTATTAACCGCTAATGCACCTTTCTTTTATCAAATCTCAGGGACATGGTCTAATCATGAGGGTAGTATTTTATCATGGTGTCGGATCCCAAGTTTTTATGGATTCCTTCTTCGTTACCGGGGTCGACCCCAAAGCCATAATGTCTCAAAACGAGGAGGCCATAGAGAAACTCTTTTTTGTTCCTTTGTCTCGAACTTCGTGAAGAACTCCATTCTATCTCTCCCTCGTTACGAACAAAAAAGTGGGGCTGCGCCCCAGTTGTACACTCCCTTCGTTCTACGAACCCTTGTTGATTCTGAACTTCGTTCGCGAAGGAACCGGACTTTTGACGGGCCAGCCCTTTTTTATGCGCCGCTTTACCCTGGAAGGAAAATGAGCTTTGCTCCTCTGGGCGCTAGGCGCTCCCGTGGTTCGCGAGAAGGAAAAAGGACTCATCTTTTGTTGCATCTGGCACGAGATGAAAAAGAGAGAGCTTCGTCTATCGATGAACAGCGGATTGACGGAGCTCTTGgcattgctttgtttttctctcctttcctatCAGCGAGTTCCGATCCTTTTGTTCGAAATTTCTTCGTTCGTACCGAACCGTTTGCAGAATCAAATCCTGTTCCACAAGATCCTATATCAGCTATACATCCTCCTCGCATTTATGCCGGAGACGTCGCCAGTGCTATGGGCTTTGGCTTATGTAGATCAAAAATGATGAATGGGATTGTGGCACTCCACTCGCCGCCAATGCGGAAGGATGCCGCCGAAAAGAATGGAACGCTGCTTCGCTCTGCTGGATGCGTCGGATCCCGTATAACAAGCGAGCTCTTTACCCTCAAATTCAAACATGTGGGCGCAAAATGCTATCCTGCTCTATTGTTGCGTAGCAATAGAAGCCTGCTCATGCTGCTTCGGCGGCGCTTTTTCGCCTTCTCTTCGCTCTGGACAGGAGCGCTAATGGACACGGGGAGGGAGCAGGCGAAGCGTGTC AAAGGAGTACGAGCTTGCCATCCTTTGAGAATATAG
- the LOC122647057 gene encoding cytochrome c biogenesis CcmF C-terminal-like mitochondrial protein has product MVQLQNFFFFITSMVVPRGTAAPVLLKWFVSRDVPTGAPSSNGTIIPIPIPEFPLLVYLHSRKFIRSMDGAKSGVLVRASRPILLPDIIGRSSSETRARNASFRFVPVLHFLLLESKGDLSYLESFCGVLCLLFFRTLFSLPRDRSAKRERARRRKRQTLRPNGNEQRRNDKMRCPGHPHLERRVEGFGPVAFPVPPSSGGACVGGVPPEIGLEALALPTSRQLMAVGHDYYQKAPMKIHISHGGVCIFMLGVLLSCDPAAYVRPVAHASYLFRAGGVNSDSIRVFNPAAEMLS; this is encoded by the coding sequence ATGGTCCAACTACagaacttcttctttttcattacTTCCATGGTCGTGCCTCGTGGCACGGCAGCACCCGTACTATTGAAATGGTTCGTCAGTAGAGATGTTCCCACAGGTGCCCCTTCTTCCAATGGTACTATAATTCCTATTCCTATCCCTGAATTCCCTCTTTTGGTCTATCTACATTCCAGGAAATTCATACGCTCCATGGACGGAGCAAAAAGTGGAGTGTTGGTCAGAGCAAGCCGCCCTATTCTATTACCAGACATAATTGGGAGAAGCTCATCCGAAACTAGAGCTAGAAACGCCTCATTTCGTTTCGTACCCGttcttcatttccttcttctcgaATCCAAGGGGGACTTGTCATATTTAGAATCTTTCTGCGGTGTGCTCTGTTTACTATTCTTTCGTACTCTCTTCTCTTTACCCCGCGATAGGTCAGCGAAGCGTGAGCGGGCGCGGAGAAGGAAACGCCAAACACTTCGGCCTAACGGGAATGAGCAACGACGAAATGACAAGATGAGGTGCCCCGGGCACCCCCATTTAGAAAGAAGGGTCGAAGGTTTTGGGCCTGTAGCTTTCCCCGTCCCCCCTTCGTCGGGTGGTGCTTGTGTGGGGGGTGTGCCACCAGAAATCGGGCTTGAAGCTCTCGCCTTACCAACGAGCCGACAGCTGATGGCTGTTGGTCACGACTACTACCAAAAAGCTCCAATGAAGATTCATATTTCACATGGAGGAGTGTGCATCTTTATGTTGGGTGTTCTTCTGTCGTGCGACCCGGCGGCTTATGTGCGACCTGTGGCCCACGCCTCCTATTTGTTCAGGGCGGGCGGCGTGAACTCTGATTCGATCCGGGTATTCAATCCCGCCGCTGAGATGCTCAGTTGA